The Nitrospiraceae bacterium genome window below encodes:
- a CDS encoding oligosaccharide flippase family protein produces the protein MSTDRKLASLTRVTTILLVGRVAGFSLLLVNSIVIARVLGVEALGEYGYAMGLAALFGLVPNLGITTVITRAIAQDPDHSLGFFKTALRTQAMLAGLVFLAVVGVAAVLPRQLVPVSYAALAALQLTVGSFSWPYLAVLGGRSRYDRLAVAELITGSGGTFLIVGTALFGGSVTAFLVVHVVTAAASNVIARAIAGPFLPPHDGPHCSFRELLRQAFPFGGGAIVQSLYSRIDLVLLGQLSAAGTVGLYSAAYKPINMVVNFGSSAAGTLFPYLVQEAKTGPSGTYQRVQRLFLVVAPLLALAFSGLARPLLTTLYGADFAAAGSMLSILAWAAAAKWLCAPVAIALQARGLERWWMIGLLVAFVVNVCVNWWAIPRWGGEGAAMATVVCEAGLLVSGMGLLHHRWRIAPPVHTILAAGVATFCSAVLLLALRPWGDVSATIGAVSCYAALTLLLRIATADDVAKLVGRFRESVYGHARA, from the coding sequence ATGAGTACCGATCGTAAGCTGGCGTCCCTAACCCGTGTGACGACGATTCTGTTGGTGGGCCGTGTCGCCGGCTTCTCGCTCCTCTTGGTCAACTCGATCGTGATTGCCCGCGTACTGGGCGTCGAGGCCTTGGGCGAATATGGGTACGCGATGGGATTGGCGGCGCTCTTCGGCTTGGTGCCGAATCTCGGCATCACGACTGTGATCACCAGGGCGATCGCGCAGGATCCGGATCACAGCCTTGGATTTTTCAAGACGGCGCTCCGGACCCAGGCGATGTTGGCGGGACTCGTCTTCCTGGCCGTCGTCGGTGTGGCTGCGGTCTTGCCGCGACAACTGGTGCCGGTGAGCTATGCCGCGCTGGCGGCATTGCAACTCACGGTCGGTTCGTTCAGTTGGCCCTACCTGGCCGTGCTGGGCGGGCGTAGCCGCTATGACCGCTTGGCGGTAGCGGAACTGATCACCGGCAGCGGAGGCACGTTCTTGATCGTGGGAACGGCTCTTTTCGGTGGGTCGGTCACGGCGTTCCTGGTGGTGCATGTGGTGACGGCTGCGGCCTCGAATGTCATCGCGCGGGCGATTGCGGGGCCGTTTCTTCCTCCGCACGACGGGCCTCACTGTTCCTTTCGCGAGCTACTGAGGCAGGCGTTTCCGTTCGGAGGCGGGGCCATCGTGCAGAGTCTCTACAGCAGGATCGACCTGGTGTTGCTGGGCCAACTGAGCGCGGCAGGAACGGTCGGCCTTTATAGTGCTGCCTACAAGCCAATCAATATGGTGGTGAATTTTGGGTCTTCAGCGGCGGGGACCTTGTTTCCGTATCTGGTCCAGGAAGCGAAGACCGGCCCGTCCGGCACGTATCAACGCGTGCAGCGGCTGTTTCTTGTGGTGGCGCCCCTTTTGGCGTTGGCATTCAGCGGGCTTGCTCGGCCGCTGCTGACGACTTTGTATGGTGCGGACTTTGCCGCAGCCGGTTCCATGTTGTCGATCCTCGCCTGGGCCGCCGCCGCGAAGTGGCTCTGTGCTCCCGTGGCGATCGCGCTGCAGGCGCGCGGACTCGAACGTTGGTGGATGATCGGTCTCTTGGTCGCATTTGTCGTCAATGTCTGCGTCAACTGGTGGGCCATTCCTCGCTGGGGTGGGGAAGGCGCGGCGATGGCGACCGTGGTCTGTGAAGCCGGACTCCTCGTCTCAGGCATGGGGTTGCTGCACCATCGATGGCGCATCGCGCCCCCTGTGCATACGATCTTGGCGGCCGGAGTCGCGACATTCTGCAGCGCCGTGCTGTTGTTGGCCTTACGTCCGTGGGGCGATGTGTCCGCCACGATCGGAGCCGTGTCTTGCTATGCCGCTTTGACGCTCCTCCTGCGGATTGCCACCGCCGATGATGTTGCGAAACTGGTCGGCCGGTTCCGGGAATCCGTATATGGCCATGCACGGGCATAG
- a CDS encoding methyltransferase domain-containing protein, translating to MTQPERQFWQQYWGGPQVTATAVTMTQILDRIKFGYLQALLPTGGRSLEVGCGSARLSCWLAQAGFRTTCLDFSTNALTSAQANYRNLRVPGSFIAAQGTELPIQDNSQDIVLSTGLLEHFPDPSPIVREMVRVLKPGGLFYSDIVPKKFSLFRSLDWVGRIKRRLGSSSEAEFYERSFTAGEIRAMLRDSGLSGVDVFPAGVVPPYLPILSRSERLRRAQVRAVGRTQRWWRACDRTWIAEWLGFYYFASAVKRS from the coding sequence ATGACGCAGCCGGAGCGACAGTTCTGGCAACAATACTGGGGAGGACCGCAGGTAACGGCCACGGCCGTGACGATGACCCAGATTCTCGACCGCATTAAATTCGGCTACCTTCAGGCGCTGTTGCCGACTGGGGGCCGGAGTTTGGAAGTGGGTTGTGGATCCGCGAGACTGTCCTGTTGGTTGGCGCAGGCTGGTTTCCGGACTACATGCCTGGATTTTTCGACGAATGCCCTCACATCTGCGCAAGCCAACTATAGGAATTTGCGCGTGCCGGGATCGTTCATTGCGGCGCAGGGGACGGAATTGCCCATTCAGGACAACAGCCAGGACATCGTGCTGTCCACAGGGCTCTTGGAACATTTCCCGGATCCCAGCCCGATCGTTCGGGAGATGGTCAGGGTTCTAAAGCCCGGAGGGCTGTTTTATTCGGACATCGTGCCCAAGAAGTTTTCGCTGTTTCGATCGCTGGATTGGGTCGGTCGGATCAAACGCAGGCTCGGTTCCTCTTCGGAGGCCGAGTTCTACGAGCGCTCGTTCACGGCCGGGGAGATCCGGGCCATGTTGCGAGACTCGGGGCTCTCGGGGGTCGATGTGTTCCCCGCCGGCGTGGTCCCGCCGTATTTGCCGATCCTGTCACGTTCCGAACGGCTGCGCAGGGCTCAAGTGCGGGCCGTGGGGCGCACGCAACGTTGGTGGCGGGCCTGCGATCGGACCTGGATCGCCGAATGGCTGGGCTTCTATTACTTTGCGTCGGCCGTCAAACGCTCATGA
- a CDS encoding O-antigen ligase family protein, which yields MRIPTSRIHWSVALFPVLAAIPFALFLTLKGASSSLILLAGGFPLLIAFISPQTGLYLLVFSMLLGPEFLVGGMGGGTTLGRGVTLRFDDFLLMLVGFGWLARAASSEHEKVFVRTPLNRTITWYVVACIFATLIGILFGRVKPMGGMFFLLKYYEYFFLYFMTVNLLKEDRQIKHLVMASLITCALVALYAISQIPGGERVSAPFEGRDGEPNTLGGYLVFMMAIIAGLLATPNALSTKWPYMALMGLAGIALQATLSRASFLAAGVVTIGFLLILRRRSPVLVSLLLMGVLAVPIVAPKAVVDRVLYTFTQPKEEGQINVGRMRVDTSTSERLRSWQHSVDVWKKSPLWGMGVTGGPFMDAMYPRVLTEAGLLGICAFFALLWAIFRTSMGAFATFRDPYMTGLTLGFVMGFIGLLVHAVGSNTFIIVRIMEPFWLYAGIIVKGLLLQQRKTEAEGEDAERPAAPQFAPRMPMPGFLPGFSARRSSL from the coding sequence GTGCGGATCCCGACAAGCAGAATTCATTGGTCGGTGGCGCTGTTTCCTGTGCTCGCGGCGATTCCCTTCGCCCTCTTCCTCACGCTCAAAGGGGCAAGCTCGAGCCTCATTCTTTTGGCCGGCGGTTTCCCGCTCCTCATCGCGTTCATTTCTCCGCAGACCGGTCTTTATTTGCTGGTGTTCTCGATGCTCCTGGGGCCGGAGTTTTTGGTCGGGGGCATGGGCGGGGGTACGACGTTGGGCCGCGGCGTGACGCTGCGGTTCGACGATTTTCTCCTCATGCTGGTCGGCTTCGGCTGGCTGGCCCGGGCGGCCAGCTCGGAACATGAAAAGGTATTCGTCCGCACGCCGCTCAACAGGACCATCACGTGGTACGTCGTGGCCTGTATCTTCGCCACGTTGATCGGGATTCTCTTCGGCCGCGTAAAGCCGATGGGCGGCATGTTCTTTCTGCTGAAGTACTACGAGTATTTCTTCCTCTACTTCATGACCGTGAACCTGTTGAAGGAGGACAGGCAGATCAAACATCTCGTTATGGCGAGCCTCATCACCTGTGCCTTGGTTGCGCTGTACGCCATTTCCCAGATCCCCGGCGGAGAGCGGGTGTCCGCGCCGTTCGAAGGTCGCGATGGCGAGCCCAACACGCTCGGGGGCTACCTCGTGTTCATGATGGCAATCATCGCCGGACTGTTGGCCACTCCCAACGCTCTGTCCACCAAGTGGCCCTATATGGCCTTGATGGGGTTGGCTGGCATTGCGCTCCAGGCGACGCTGTCCCGTGCGTCGTTCCTCGCCGCCGGCGTGGTCACGATCGGCTTTCTGTTGATCCTGCGCCGCCGGAGTCCCGTACTGGTGTCGCTCTTGTTGATGGGCGTGTTGGCCGTTCCGATTGTGGCGCCGAAGGCGGTAGTGGATCGGGTGCTGTACACGTTCACGCAACCCAAGGAAGAAGGGCAGATCAATGTGGGACGGATGCGGGTCGATACGTCCACGTCCGAGCGGCTGAGATCCTGGCAACATTCGGTGGACGTCTGGAAAAAGTCTCCGCTCTGGGGCATGGGGGTGACAGGCGGACCCTTTATGGATGCCATGTATCCACGCGTGCTCACGGAGGCAGGATTACTGGGGATTTGTGCATTCTTCGCATTGCTCTGGGCCATTTTCCGAACAAGCATGGGGGCCTTCGCCACCTTTCGGGATCCCTACATGACCGGACTGACGTTGGGGTTTGTGATGGGCTTCATCGGTTTGCTGGTGCATGCGGTGGGGTCCAATACCTTCATCATCGTGCGCATCATGGAGCCGTTCTGGCTCTACGCGGGGATCATAGTCAAGGGGCTGCTGCTGCAGCAGCGGAAGACCGAGGCCGAAGGGGAGGATGCCGAACGGCCGGCGGCTCCGCAGTTCGCGCCGCGGATGCCGATGCCGGGATTCTTGCCTGGATTCTCGGCACGGCGGAGCTCTCTCTAG
- a CDS encoding class I SAM-dependent methyltransferase: MAHDDIEPAGTYRPQFQFKWRRVVRLLDPFPGLKEFIASRVRGLLRRCFEPGMVTTERVVEYPFVFQHLSGVTGPILDLGCCHSRLPIALASRGYQVVGMDFNPYPYAHPGLRSIRGDIMQIPFADRTFSAVLAVSVIEHIGIGHYGEPEANVGDQVAVQEVARILKPGGKALISVPYGRRLTNDWMRVYDQARLRKLIAPLSIERIEYAVSRAGLWMPSTEVDAAAIDWTGTQRSVALVVGAKAA; this comes from the coding sequence ATGGCACACGATGACATCGAACCGGCGGGAACGTATCGTCCGCAATTTCAATTCAAGTGGCGGAGAGTCGTGCGACTCTTGGATCCCTTTCCCGGCTTGAAGGAATTCATCGCCTCTCGCGTACGTGGCCTGCTGAGGCGTTGTTTTGAGCCCGGCATGGTCACCACGGAGCGAGTCGTCGAATATCCCTTCGTTTTCCAGCATCTGAGCGGCGTGACCGGACCGATACTCGATCTGGGCTGTTGCCACAGCCGCCTGCCGATCGCATTGGCCTCGCGCGGTTATCAGGTAGTCGGCATGGACTTTAATCCCTATCCCTACGCCCACCCGGGACTGCGATCGATTCGAGGCGACATCATGCAGATTCCGTTTGCCGATCGGACATTTTCTGCGGTGTTGGCCGTCTCGGTGATCGAGCATATCGGCATCGGCCACTATGGTGAGCCGGAGGCGAACGTGGGAGACCAGGTGGCGGTCCAAGAGGTGGCGCGGATTCTCAAGCCTGGCGGCAAGGCCCTGATCAGTGTGCCCTATGGCCGAAGACTGACGAACGATTGGATGCGGGTCTATGACCAGGCGCGCTTGCGAAAGCTGATCGCGCCTCTGTCGATTGAGCGGATTGAATATGCCGTGAGCAGGGCCGGACTGTGGATGCCCAGCACAGAAGTTGACGCAGCGGCGATCGACTGGACGGGCACACAGCGGTCGGTTGCGCTGGTCGTCGGGGCCAAGGCAGCGTAG
- a CDS encoding methyltransferase domain-containing protein, whose product MNPAAFYDREYFEGSRRQSPPHTRDLIYPTALRTARYLCRQAIPRRAVDLGCAKGFFAAALRDSGVPKVIGVDVSWYAVSQSEPALKGRLLVGDVSAALPLRSASCDLVTALDLFEHLRDPLLTLNEIGRILNVQGRAYVKICHPKHPNATRDPSHVNVQPMQYWTARFREAGFAWQRVYETDVSGETSPIGRLKSVVRRFREWAVIGTPADYKFLLWRVG is encoded by the coding sequence GTGAATCCCGCAGCCTTTTACGATCGGGAGTATTTCGAGGGGAGCCGCAGACAGAGTCCCCCTCATACTCGAGATCTGATCTATCCCACGGCGCTCCGGACGGCGCGGTATCTCTGCCGTCAGGCGATCCCACGACGGGCGGTAGATCTGGGCTGCGCCAAAGGATTTTTTGCTGCGGCCTTGCGTGACAGCGGGGTACCAAAGGTGATTGGGGTGGACGTGAGTTGGTACGCGGTCTCGCAAAGCGAACCGGCGCTGAAAGGCCGCCTCCTTGTGGGAGACGTCTCTGCCGCACTGCCGCTACGATCGGCCTCGTGCGATTTGGTCACGGCGTTGGACCTTTTTGAGCATCTGAGAGACCCGCTCCTGACCTTGAATGAGATCGGGAGGATCCTGAACGTACAGGGCCGTGCCTATGTGAAGATCTGCCATCCGAAGCATCCGAACGCGACGCGTGACCCGTCGCACGTGAATGTGCAACCGATGCAGTACTGGACCGCCCGGTTCCGAGAGGCAGGGTTTGCCTGGCAGCGCGTGTATGAAACCGACGTGTCGGGAGAGACGTCGCCGATCGGACGACTCAAGTCCGTCGTGAGACGATTTCGAGAATGGGCGGTGATCGGGACCCCGGCCGATTACAAGTTTTTGCTTTGGAGAGTCGGATGA
- a CDS encoding glycosyltransferase, whose amino-acid sequence MSEQHDQETISIILCSMDRHADLEQAVASVRRSGPIGSTAEIVVVEEADEPKPVDGTRYVHLPRAGRGFGYARNVGVKTATGELLLFLDDDCRAERGWAEALIQPFAADGDVLGVAGSVAVQGCGPVGYAENILGFPGGGLRYLHESGGQVVPTRHLSTCNCAYRRRALEQVGGFPEEAQAGSEDALAAERVARLGSCRYQPNAVVYHRTRDRFDRVLRWFMRRGFSEMASMARRVEWRCFSSYLLRSSWTLRAVGLLLLGSVVPPAFMALPVVVALYYGAMLWRFRFARRYPSHRSAWWLVPAVKFTMDIGNELGRWRFVLSRGQA is encoded by the coding sequence ATGTCGGAGCAACACGATCAAGAGACGATCTCAATCATCCTGTGTTCAATGGATCGCCACGCGGATTTGGAGCAGGCGGTGGCATCGGTGCGTCGATCGGGACCGATCGGGAGCACCGCCGAAATTGTGGTCGTGGAGGAAGCGGACGAGCCGAAGCCGGTTGATGGAACCAGGTATGTCCACCTGCCTCGCGCAGGACGGGGATTCGGTTACGCGAGGAATGTCGGGGTGAAGACGGCGACGGGAGAACTCTTGCTGTTCTTGGACGACGATTGCCGAGCTGAACGGGGTTGGGCAGAGGCGTTGATCCAGCCGTTTGCCGCTGATGGCGATGTGTTGGGGGTGGCCGGGTCCGTCGCGGTGCAAGGGTGCGGGCCGGTGGGCTATGCGGAGAACATCCTGGGATTTCCCGGCGGCGGCCTCCGCTATCTTCACGAATCGGGAGGGCAGGTCGTCCCGACCCGTCATCTCTCCACCTGCAACTGTGCCTATCGGCGCCGCGCGCTGGAACAGGTCGGAGGGTTTCCTGAAGAGGCTCAGGCCGGGAGCGAGGATGCCTTGGCAGCGGAACGGGTCGCGCGCTTGGGTTCGTGCCGGTATCAGCCGAATGCCGTCGTCTATCACCGGACGAGGGATCGCTTCGACCGAGTATTGCGCTGGTTCATGCGACGGGGTTTCAGTGAAATGGCTTCGATGGCGAGGCGCGTCGAGTGGCGATGCTTCTCGTCGTACCTGCTGCGCAGCTCTTGGACCCTCAGGGCCGTGGGACTCCTCCTGCTCGGCAGCGTCGTGCCTCCCGCATTCATGGCGCTACCGGTCGTTGTCGCCCTCTATTACGGCGCGATGTTGTGGCGATTCCGGTTCGCTCGTCGATATCCCTCGCATCGGTCCGCCTGGTGGTTGGTGCCGGCGGTGAAATTCACAATGGATATCGGGAACGAGTTGGGACGATGGCGCTTCGTCCTGTCGAGAGGGCAGGCATGA
- a CDS encoding glycosyltransferase → MTTKLLFLAPAPPSDRHGGGALRMLHLLRFLSRHFEVDLVAPALDGVEEATRLLQGVCSEMEFVPVEGPGFLDRLTRVGPYVKDRALATVVEKRLGSGRYGAVQLEKPAMIPYIPSGAAIPLILDVWAYGLEGPLRALKYGTGGVSRPRQLLRLVKFGLFDKFCWPETHCLLVVSDEDRARCERARPTQRVLVVPNGVDCQAIVPKRDYGMTKPLLLFSGDMGFEPNVDAAMVLASEILPVVKRDYPTLELRLVGRNPDPRIKKLARDGIVVTGAVPNMQPHLQEATVYVAPHFTGAGTRTKILEAMANGLPVITTPTGIEGIKAQPGRDLLVEDTTVNMIESIHTLLASQADRERFGRAARHLVEIKYDWPRCLWPLEPLYHDLLSPKAAAC, encoded by the coding sequence ATGACTACGAAACTGTTGTTCCTCGCACCGGCGCCCCCATCCGATCGGCATGGAGGTGGAGCCCTGCGGATGTTGCATCTGCTGCGATTTCTGAGCCGACATTTCGAGGTCGATCTCGTTGCGCCGGCATTGGACGGAGTCGAGGAAGCCACACGGCTGTTGCAGGGCGTCTGTTCGGAGATGGAGTTCGTGCCGGTCGAGGGACCGGGCTTTCTCGATCGGCTGACCCGGGTAGGCCCCTATGTCAAAGATAGGGCCCTGGCCACCGTGGTGGAGAAACGATTGGGAAGCGGCCGCTACGGTGCAGTGCAGTTGGAGAAGCCGGCGATGATTCCCTATATCCCGAGCGGCGCCGCCATTCCTTTGATCCTTGACGTCTGGGCCTATGGGTTGGAAGGGCCGCTCCGGGCCCTCAAGTATGGCACCGGCGGAGTCAGCCGTCCGCGACAGTTACTACGGCTGGTGAAGTTCGGGCTGTTCGACAAATTCTGTTGGCCGGAGACGCATTGCCTCCTGGTGGTGTCGGATGAGGACCGGGCTCGGTGCGAGCGGGCAAGGCCGACGCAGCGAGTACTCGTCGTCCCCAACGGCGTCGATTGCCAAGCGATTGTGCCCAAGCGCGACTATGGGATGACGAAGCCTCTGCTGTTGTTCAGCGGCGACATGGGATTTGAGCCCAACGTAGATGCGGCGATGGTGTTGGCGAGCGAAATCCTGCCGGTCGTGAAGCGGGATTATCCCACTCTCGAGTTGCGACTTGTCGGCCGCAACCCCGACCCCCGCATCAAGAAACTGGCGCGCGACGGCATCGTCGTCACCGGGGCTGTTCCGAATATGCAGCCGCATCTCCAGGAAGCGACCGTCTATGTCGCGCCCCATTTCACGGGGGCCGGTACCAGAACCAAGATTTTGGAAGCCATGGCGAACGGATTGCCGGTGATCACCACGCCGACCGGGATCGAGGGCATCAAGGCGCAGCCGGGTCGTGACCTGCTCGTCGAGGACACCACGGTGAACATGATCGAGTCGATTCACACGCTGTTGGCCAGCCAGGCGGACCGTGAACGGTTCGGACGGGCGGCACGACATCTCGTGGAAATCAAATATGACTGGCCGCGCTGCCTCTGGCCGCTGGAACCGCTCTATCACGATCTGCTCTCACCGAAGGCGGCCGCATGCTGA
- a CDS encoding glycosyltransferase — translation MLTLSIVIPVRNGERTLPACFAALDQLNPAPAEIIFVDNGSTDRTPELLSAFQRTPRPLPVIVLQERTLGASAARNTGIRAATGDLVVFTDADCAPRRDWLRHVGAGFAEAEIGAVAGSVTGVFDRSFCELFSSLYTLQTAGGSLVYRAWTPWSGGFPTANLAVRRSLLLKLEGFDEGKTIYGEDYDLCARLYREGAAILYQPDAVVIHHHRATVKGVFRQAYGFGRGHAYLLHRHHPAGLWLEFPRKAVEWSWAPLPGWIDVASPDKKLALLLMSAILIRPLIALLPLYLCWLAYDCVQRAKSAGVQVSLLDAFGLAWMLLLKAGAMTAGRWSGSIQYRTCCL, via the coding sequence ATGCTGACGCTTTCGATCGTTATTCCGGTGAGGAATGGAGAACGGACTCTCCCGGCCTGCTTTGCGGCCTTAGATCAGCTCAACCCGGCTCCCGCGGAGATTATTTTTGTCGACAACGGTTCGACCGACCGGACGCCGGAGCTGTTGAGTGCCTTTCAACGGACGCCGCGGCCCTTGCCGGTCATCGTGTTGCAGGAACGGACGCTCGGGGCCTCAGCCGCAAGGAATACAGGCATCCGCGCAGCGACCGGTGACCTCGTGGTGTTTACCGATGCGGACTGCGCGCCCCGCCGGGATTGGCTGAGGCATGTGGGTGCCGGATTTGCCGAAGCGGAAATCGGCGCGGTGGCTGGGAGCGTCACTGGAGTCTTCGATCGTTCCTTCTGCGAGTTGTTCAGTTCGCTCTATACCTTGCAAACAGCTGGCGGCTCGCTGGTCTACAGAGCCTGGACGCCCTGGTCCGGAGGGTTTCCCACGGCCAACCTGGCTGTGCGGCGGTCGCTGTTGTTGAAGCTGGAAGGGTTTGATGAAGGGAAGACTATTTACGGCGAAGACTACGACCTCTGCGCCAGACTCTATCGTGAGGGTGCCGCGATCCTGTATCAGCCAGACGCGGTCGTCATCCATCACCATCGAGCGACAGTGAAAGGGGTGTTCCGCCAGGCCTATGGGTTCGGACGGGGCCATGCCTACTTGCTGCACCGCCACCACCCGGCCGGCCTCTGGCTCGAATTTCCGCGGAAAGCGGTGGAGTGGTCTTGGGCTCCGCTGCCGGGTTGGATCGACGTGGCTTCGCCGGATAAGAAGCTGGCCCTGCTGCTCATGTCGGCCATCCTGATTCGTCCGCTCATCGCACTATTGCCCCTCTATCTCTGCTGGCTGGCCTATGACTGCGTGCAACGAGCAAAGAGCGCCGGCGTCCAAGTGTCGCTTCTCGATGCTTTTGGACTTGCCTGGATGCTGTTGCTGAAAGCCGGCGCCATGACCGCGGGGCGTTGGAGCGGCTCGATCCAGTATCGGACCTGTTGCTTGTAG
- a CDS encoding glycosyltransferase family 4 protein: MLIGIDAGPLLGHGGISRYVSPLVSAFCAARGASDVELVLRRSWRQHAGLSRLRQLAPVTEVGTPDRLLTFWWEHMHSPFPAGGTLWKRFDLYLDTCLMGPVLTRGKLLAVIYDLIPLRLPALFPEHGRFREKLERLCQQADRLIAISQQTARDLTDLLQVEPARISVIYPGQSLNGAVSPSVRSRTVLNKYGITGPYMLYVGAMGPHKNVSRLVEAFETAKATGTVRAKLVLVGGTEWGRATLARIEASSVKQDIVVVGFVPDSDLPHFYAAAECFVFPSLYEGFGLPVLEAMEQGLPVLASRSGALPEVVGDAGVLVDPDDPHVWAHELVRLTHDAELRQTLGRRSREQAARFSWAHSAQQLSTLFEAVHRGVAQ; the protein is encoded by the coding sequence ATGCTGATCGGAATCGACGCGGGGCCCTTGCTGGGACATGGAGGGATCAGCCGGTATGTCTCGCCGCTGGTGTCGGCTTTCTGCGCCGCGCGTGGCGCCTCCGACGTGGAATTGGTGTTGCGGCGGAGTTGGCGACAACATGCGGGCCTCTCGCGGCTTCGGCAACTGGCGCCGGTGACGGAGGTTGGGACGCCGGATCGCTTGCTGACGTTTTGGTGGGAACACATGCACAGCCCATTTCCGGCAGGAGGAACCCTGTGGAAGCGCTTCGATCTCTACCTCGACACCTGTCTGATGGGGCCGGTCCTGACGCGAGGGAAGCTACTTGCGGTGATTTACGACCTGATTCCGCTGCGGCTGCCGGCATTGTTTCCGGAGCATGGGCGGTTCCGAGAGAAACTCGAACGGCTCTGCCAGCAGGCCGACCGGCTGATCGCGATTTCCCAGCAGACTGCGCGTGACCTGACGGACCTGCTGCAGGTAGAGCCCGCGCGTATCTCCGTTATCTACCCAGGACAGTCGCTGAACGGGGCGGTGTCACCGTCGGTACGTAGTCGGACGGTTCTGAACAAATACGGAATCACGGGGCCGTACATGCTGTACGTCGGTGCCATGGGGCCGCACAAGAATGTGAGTCGGCTGGTGGAAGCGTTCGAGACAGCAAAAGCGACGGGGACGGTTCGGGCCAAGTTGGTGCTGGTCGGGGGAACGGAATGGGGACGCGCAACGTTGGCCCGTATCGAGGCGTCGTCCGTGAAACAGGACATTGTGGTAGTGGGGTTCGTTCCGGACTCGGATTTGCCGCACTTCTATGCGGCAGCCGAATGCTTCGTATTTCCCTCGCTCTATGAAGGGTTTGGGCTGCCGGTGCTCGAAGCGATGGAGCAGGGGCTGCCGGTGTTGGCCTCCAGGTCGGGGGCTTTGCCTGAGGTCGTCGGGGATGCGGGGGTGCTGGTAGATCCCGATGACCCGCACGTGTGGGCGCACGAATTGGTGCGGCTCACGCACGATGCCGAGCTGCGGCAGACCTTGGGCCGACGAAGCCGGGAGCAGGCCGCACGATTCTCCTGGGCCCATAGCGCACAACAGCTGTCAACTCTGTTCGAAGCGGTACATCGTGGAGTGGCTCAGTGA